Within the bacterium genome, the region GCCGGCGCGGCCGGGGCGAGCGACGCCGCGAGCGGCGCGGCCTTGCCGGCGAACGGGACGTCCGGCGCCGCGGAGGGAGCGGCGGCGCGCGGCGTGGCGCAGCCGGCGAGCAAGGCGGCGCCGGCGAGCGCCGCAACGAGCGGGATTCGTGTCATCGGGGAACCTCTTCAAGTTGGGCGCGGACGCCGCCGGCGGAGAAGCGGACGATCTCGTCGATCATCCGCGGCCACGGCGTCAGTTTGTTGCGGCGCGCGGGGCAGCTCTCGAAGAGCCGCCGCGCGTGCATCGTGTGGCCGAGCTGTCCGACGAACAGATGGATGCAGGTGCGCGCGGACTGTTGGTCGAGGCGCGGCTCGACCCGGCGCAGGAGGGCGCAGAAGGCGTCGGACGTCGGCTCGAACAGCTCCTCGAGGAAGACCGTCGCCGGCAGGCGGCGGTCCACCATCTCCCGCGACATCAGCTCGAGGAAGCGGGGCCCCGTCTCGTCCTCGAGGACCGGGGCGAGAAAGGCGTCGGCGATGGCGCGGAGCGTCTGTTCGAGCGTCGGGCGGAGGCCGGCGCCGAGCGCGGCGTTGAGCGTCGCGAGGCGCTTCTCCCGCACCGCGGCGACGCGGCGCCGCAGCATCGCGCTGTAGAGCGCGTCCTTGCCGCCGAAGTGGTAGTTGACCGCGGCGACGTTGCAGCCCGCCTCGGTGGTGATGTCGCGCACCGAGGTGGCGAGGAAGCCCTTCTTGGCGAAGAGCTTCTCCGCCGCGTCGAGCAGCCGTTCCTTGGTCGCCGCGCTCGGGTCGGCGGCGCCGCGCTGGGGGACTGTCTGGATCATGGCGAGGCCTCGCCCCTTCCGCGGGGCAAGCGGCAGTATGAAACGCG harbors:
- a CDS encoding CerR family C-terminal domain-containing protein; this translates as MIQTVPQRGAADPSAATKERLLDAAEKLFAKKGFLATSVRDITTEAGCNVAAVNYHFGGKDALYSAMLRRRVAAVREKRLATLNAALGAGLRPTLEQTLRAIADAFLAPVLEDETGPRFLELMSREMVDRRLPATVFLEELFEPTSDAFCALLRRVEPRLDQQSARTCIHLFVGQLGHTMHARRLFESCPARRNKLTPWPRMIDEIVRFSAGGVRAQLEEVPR